The genomic segment TGCCGAGGACCGAGCATCGCTGGTGGCGCTGTCGAAGCGCCGCTTCCTGGAACAGCCGGAGGACAACGAACCCAGGCCATGACCACTCAACCCGCCCCCACCGGAGGAGCCGGCGACGGGCGGCGCGTGACCCTGGCAACTCGATGGCGTAGATTCCCGCCTGACTCCGGTGGCACCTGTCCGCACTTCCGTCGGCCGACGCGACGCGCCGAAGCGCGGCCGACGCGTAGCCTCGCCGCACCCTCGGTCGCCTCGTCAAGGAGGAGTTCAAGTGAAGAAGGCGGAATTCGCCGCCCTGGCCAAGAGCGTCAAGCAGGCCGGCAAGATCCGTCGCGGAAGCATGAAGCCGAGTCGAACCATCGAGTTCCGGCCCGCTGATATCCGTGGCATTCGGACGAAGCTCAAGCTCTCCCAGGGCGATTTCGCCCTCATGATCGGCGTGAGCGTGGCCACGCTTCAGAACTGGGAGCAGGGCCGCCGGGTGCCCGAGGGGCCCGCGCGCGCTCTCTTGAAGGTGGCCGCCGAGAACCCGAAGGCGGTCATCGATGCGTTGAGTGCCTGACGACGAACCGGCCAGCCTGGACGCCATTCTCTCGGTGGGCTACCGCGTCCGATTTCACCGATTCGAAACCTTTCGATCAGCCGGCCGGAAAGTTGCGATCAGCCGACGTGCCGCCCCGCCGTCCCGCCGACCCCGGTGCTACCCTCCGCGCCATGACACCCGACCCGGCCCCGCTGCTTCAGACCGCCTTCGGCTTCTGGTCCTCAAAGGTCCTCCTCACGGGCGTCGAGATGGACCTCTTCTCGCGCCTCGGCAAGCGCCGACTCACAGGCGCGCAGCTCGGCGCCGAGCTGGCCCTGCACCCCCGCGGCATCGCCGACTTCTTCGACGCCCTGGTGGCGATGGGATTCCTCGAGCGCGAAGGCGTTGGCCCCGACGCGCGCTACGGGAACACCCCCGCGGGCGCGCTCTACCTCGATCGAGCCAGCCCCCGGTACATCGGCGGCATCCTGGAAATGCTCAACGCGCGGCTCTTCAAGTTCTGGAACGACCTCCCCGAAGCCCTCCGCACCGGCAAGCCGCAGAATGAGGTGAAGCACAGCGGCAAGCCGATGTTCGAGGAGCTCTACGCCGATCTCCCCAGGCTCGAGCAGTTCCTGGGAGGGATGATCGGCCTGTCGCGGATGAACTTCGAGGCGCTCGCGCAGAAGTTCGACTTCAAGCCGTTCAAGACGCTGTGCGACGTCGGCGGCGCGACCGGACTCCTTTCCATCGAGGTCGCCAGGGTCCACCCGCACATCAAGTGCACGTCGTTCGACCTCCCGGCGGTCGAGCCGATCGCGCGGAAGCACATCGCGGCGGCGGGGATGGAAG from the Acidobacteriota bacterium genome contains:
- a CDS encoding helix-turn-helix domain-containing protein; the encoded protein is MKKAEFAALAKSVKQAGKIRRGSMKPSRTIEFRPADIRGIRTKLKLSQGDFALMIGVSVATLQNWEQGRRVPEGPARALLKVAAENPKAVIDALSA
- a CDS encoding methyltransferase is translated as MTPDPAPLLQTAFGFWSSKVLLTGVEMDLFSRLGKRRLTGAQLGAELALHPRGIADFFDALVAMGFLEREGVGPDARYGNTPAGALYLDRASPRYIGGILEMLNARLFKFWNDLPEALRTGKPQNEVKHSGKPMFEELYADLPRLEQFLGGMIGLSRMNFEALAQKFDFKPFKTLCDVGGATGLLSIEVARVHPHIKCTSFDLPAVEPIARKHIAAAGMEGRIGTAAGDFFKDPLPKADVITMGMILHDWNLERKMHLIRSAYDALPKGGALIAVEALIDDERRTNLFGLLMSLNMLIEFGDAFDFSGADFRKWCGEVGFKRFDVVHLAGPSSAAVAYKES